The following coding sequences are from one Capsicum annuum cultivar UCD-10X-F1 chromosome 3, UCD10Xv1.1, whole genome shotgun sequence window:
- the LOC107864330 gene encoding toMV resistance protein Tm-2(GCR236), translating to MAEILLTAVINKTLDIAGNRLFQEGTHLYSLKDDIDWLQREMRRMRAYIDDAKEKATGGDSRVKNLIKDIQELAGDAEDLLDEFLPKIQQSNKYKGAICRLKTACIPSCASFADEFATEIEKMKKRVVDIDRVRTTYNIADTSNNNDCIPFDRRKLFLHVDETEVIGLDDDFNKLQARLLDKKLPYGVVSIVGMPGLGKTTLAKNLYRHVRDQFECSGLVYVSQQPRAGEILLDIAKQVGLKEERVDRLENNLRSLLKRKRYIFLLDDIWDIEIWDDLKLVLPECDSKNGSRIIITSRNSNVGRYVGGDSSLHVLQPLDSKNSFELFTKKICSFDNNDWANASPDLVNIGRNIVGKCGGIPLAIVVTVGMLRARERTEHAWSRVLERMGHIIQDKCSKVLALSYNDLPIELRPCFLYFGLYPEDHEILAFDLKNMWIAEKLIVVNSGNRREAEDLAEDVLNDLVSRNLIQVAKRTYDGRISSCRIHDLLHSLCVDLAKESNFFHTEHNAFGDPYNVARLKRITFYSDNVMNEFFNSNPKPEKLRALFCFTKKPCIFSQMTLLDFKFFQVLVVVMPQGCDQDVTIPKEIGDMSCLRYLRLEGGISGELPNSIVKVKHLETIDVSKSSIRIPSGVWEWKQLRHLCDRDFGRAPVKKMYRLPNNLHTLMWMHDKFFQPILFHQLINLRKLGIIRVSNSTISILSDPSTMLPNTLEVLKLQLTRHSTDQINLSSYQNIVKLHLCGIQITTTNHVAFPPNLVKLTLVRHHVNGPLLTVLKKLPKLRILKMVHCEYNENKMDLSCDVNCDSFPQLEVLHIQGNKGLSEVICRDDVSMPKLKKVVVTGFYSSVSLPERLKIPMC from the coding sequence ATGGCTGAAATTCTTCTTACAGCAGTCATCAATAAAACTTTAGATATAGCTGGAAATCGACTCTTTCAAGAAGGAACGCATTTGTATTCTTTGAAAGATGACATCGATTGGCTCCAGAGAGAAATGAGACGCATGCGAGCATACATCGATGATGCAAAGGAAAAGGCAACTGGAGGTGATTCAAGGGTGAAAAACTTGATAAAAGATATTCAAGAACTGGCAGGTGATGCGGAGGATCTCTTAGATGAGTTCCTTCCAAAAATTCAACAATCCAACAAGTACAAAGGCGCTATTTGTCGCCTTAAGACTGCTTGCATCCCTTCTTGTGCTTCTTTTGCCGATGAGTTTGCTACGGAGATcgagaagatgaagaaaagggtTGTTGACATTGACCGTGTAAGGACAACTTACAACATCGCAGATACAAGTAACAATAATGACTGCATTCCTTTTGACCGGAGAAAATTATTCCTTCATGTTGATGAAACAGAGGTCATCGGTTTGGATGATGACTTCAACAAGCTACAAGCTAGATTACTTGATAAAAAGTTGCCTTATGGAGTAGTTTCCATCGTTGGCATGCCCGGTCTTGGTAAAACAACTCTAGCCAAGAATCTGTATAGGCATGTCCGTGATCAGTTTGAGTGTTCGGGACTGGTCTATGTTTCACAACAGCCAAGAGCGGGAGAAATCTTACTTGACATAGCCAAACAAGTTGGACTGAAGGAGGAAAGGGTAGATAGGTTGGAGAACAACCTACGATCACTCTTGAAAAGAAAAAGGTATATCTTTCTCTTAGATGACATTTGGGATATTGAAATTTGGGATGATCTGAAACTTGTCCTTCCTGAATGTGATTCAAAAAATGGTAGTAGGATAATTATCACATCTCGAAATAGTAATGTAGGCAGATACGTAGGAGGGGATAGCTCACTCCACGTGTTGCAACCCCTAGATTCAAAGAACAGCTTTGAACTTTTTACTAAGAAAATTTGTAGTTTTGATAATAATGATTGGGCCAATGCTTCGCCAGACTTGGTAAATATTGGTAGAAATATAGTTGGGAAATGTGGAGGGATACCATTAGCCATTGTGGTGACAGTAGGCATGTTAAGGGCAAGGGAAAGAACAGAACATGCGTGGAGCAGGGTACTTGAGAGAATGGGTCatataattcaagataaatgttCTAAGGTATTGGCTCTGAGTTACAATGATTTGCCCATTGAATTAAGGCCATGTTTCTTGTACTTTGGCCTTTACCCCGAGGACCATGAAATTCTTgcttttgatttgaaaaatatgtgGATTGCTGAGAAATTGATAGTAGTAAACAGTGGTAACAGGCGAGAGGCTGAAGATTTGGCGGAGGATGTCCTAAATGATTTGGTTTCTAGAAACTTGATTCAAGTTGCCAAAAGGACATATGATGGAAGAATTTCAAGTTGCCGCATACATGACTTGTTACATAGTTTGTGTGTGGACTTGGCTAAGGAAAGCAACTTCTTTCACACAGAGCACAATGCATTTGGTGATCCTTACAATGTTGCCAGGCTGAAAAGGATTACATTTTACTCTGATAATGTCATGAATGAGTTCTTCAATTCAAATCCTAAGCCTGAGAAACTTCGTGCACTTTTCTGTTTCACAAAAAAACCTTGCATATTTTCTCAAATGACTCTTCTTGACTTCAAATTTTTTCAAGTGTTGGTTGTAGTCATGCCTCAAGGTTGTGATCAGGATGTCACAATCCCAAAAGAAATTGGCGACATGAGTTGCTTACGCTATCTGAGATTGGAGGGGGGAATTAGTGGAGAACTGCCAAATAGTATTGTCAAGGTCAAACATCTAGAGACCATAGATGTTAGCAAGAGCTCCATCAGGATTCCATCTGGTGTTTGGGAGTGGAAACAATTGAGACATCTTTGTGATAGAGATTTTGGACGTGCACCCGTAAAAAAAATGTACCGGTTGCCTAATAATCTACATACTTTGATGTGGATGCATGATAAATTTTTTCAACCGATACTCTTTCACCAGTTGATCAATTTAAGAAAACTGGGTATAATAAGAGTATCCAATTCCACCATCAGTATATTATCAGACCCGAGCACTATGCTGCCTAACACTCTGGAGGTTCTGAAGCTCCAACTTACTAGACACTCAACGGACCAGATCAACTTGTCTTCCTATCAAAATATTGTTAAGTTGCATTTGTGTGGGATCCAAATAACTACCACCAACCATGTAGCATTCCCTCCAAATCTTGTTAAGCTTACTCTTGTCCGCCATCATGTTAATGGTCCTCTACTCACAGTTCTTAAGAAATTGCCCAAATTAAGGATACTCAAAATGGTTCACTGCGagtataatgaaaataaaatggaTCTCTCTTGCGATGTCAACTGTGATAGCTTTCCGCAACTTGAAGTTTTGCATATTCAGGGGAATAAAGGGCTCTCTGAAGTAATCTGCAGGGATGATGTCAGTATGCCTAAACTGAAAAAGGTAGTAGTTACGGGATTTTATTCCAGTGTTAGTCTTCCGGAACGGCTGAAAATCCCAATGTGTTAG